The genomic segment GACGAATTTCCACCAGACAAGGGTCCATCCAAGAAAAGCCTCTGCTGCTAACAAAGGACAATATGGTTTTTGCTAATGCCACGATTTAGGAAAGCTTGTTTAGACCTTTCAAGGTCTGAAGAATTGAGATAACCTCCCACTGCCCTAGATTAGGTTTGAGATAACGCTTCTCTTAGTGGGcttctggtatttatttatttttcatgtcaggagtgacttgagaaattgcaagtcacttctggtgtgagagaattggctctgGAAAGATGATgccggggatgcctggatgttttgaccatccttgtgggagacttctctcatgttcccacatggaaatggagctgacagagggagctcatctgtgccctctccgggttggattcgaacaggcaaccttcaggtcaacaacccacaCTTCAAGTCATCAGCCCTGCCGGaacaacggtttaacccactgtgccaccgataTGTATTTGTAACTTGGCTATGGTTAGAGAAAATGGGGAGCCAGTCTGGAGAGGTTTCAGCATCCTTCACTCATGGGGTTCCTTCTGAGACTGAATACTGGATCTTGCAACTCACTTTTTACCCGCCATTGGAAAAGGTCTGCAGACAAAGAAGGTTTGCTATCTCCTATCTAACTATCACCCAAAGTATGTATCAGGTCTCAATTCAAACATCATTTGGGTACAGGGACCCTGAACATTCACATGAGGGGATCCAGTAAGATCTTTTCCTCAATCACAGCGCACCTGTGCTCCCAAACCTCCATACTACAAGGTGTCAAAGCCTCAAATGCACTTCCAAACTGCTGCTTAACAAGGCAATGCTCAGCACCTAACTAAAGGCATTTAAAGAAATCAGAAGGTCCCCTTCCTACTATGATTTAAACATCTACAGGAACACATCCATACAGCCACCTGCATTCTCTTCCTGAGATTTTTAGCATTCAGATTCCCATAAAACAGAcattggcaaacttcggccctccaggtattttggacttcaacaattcctaacagctggggcGGGGtcgaagtttggccatgcctgccaTAAAGAGTCTTAAGATCTCGTTGAGTTTACAAGGATTCCCTCAATTcacaaaatgcaaatattttttttattttcgcCAAAAGGCAAACTGTGCCTAGACAGGCATTGAGGGGCATAGAAGAAAACTTTTCCAAAGTTGGAGTGGGCTAACTCTTAATGGGCCTCGGCCTTTAGGGCTTATCCCTCTTTTTCAGCCAAGGGCAAAGGGGAAGAGATGTGGGAGAATGTCATCCAGGaacgtgtgtatgtatgtgcgtgtgcgtgtgtgtgtgtgtgtgtatattcccTCAGTAGATTTTTCATGCTTTTTATCTCAATGGCATCCACTGGGAAACTGTGGTTTTATGCTCAAGGGTGTACCCACCCTTGAGAAAACCTTGAAATACTGCCCTTTGTAACATCAGTCTTGTATCCATGAATGGGAGTAAGGTGGGATACGAATTTCAACAAATATTAGCACCAAAGCCAAATCCTTCACAAGGGATCACCCTTAGGTCTCAGGTTTTGTCCCTTAAGTCTCAAGATGTTCCCTTGCCTGGCAATATACTAACAGATCTGGGAAAGGGTGTGTGTCACCTGTCATGAAACCAAATGCATCTCCATATTAACTAGAACATGCTCTCTTCACGTAAGTTTTTTTAATGTCCAACTAGGCAATAAATTACCCCTTCTCACATACTTGTTTTTCCATAAACTGTCCTGTTTTGGGGAGTAGGCATTCTGCAAAAGCATACAACTATAAGGACCCCACCCAGTGTTCAGCCAAGACATAAGGCGAGACATTTCAAATGCCTAGAAAGAACTATTAAATGCAGTTCTTTTCTACTACTTACTGCTACAGTTACTCTACTACAGTGGGCTGCAAGATCTGCAAGATCTGGatcaaaaatactttaaaaattcaaaatactgTTATAGTACAACCCCAGTGTCTGCGGGCGACACCTTCCTGCACTTACCATAGAAAGACCAACTCATGGATAATGGTGAGCCCTATCAAAAAGAAAGCAGGGAAGGATGTCTCACCTCTCCCTGACTCCACTGGGTAGACTGGCAttggcaaactctggccctccaggtgttttggacttcaactcccacaattatgggagttgaagtccaaaacgcctggagggtcagagtttgctcatgcctgaggtAGGATGTGATGGAAGCTCAGTTGATATGAATTCAGTTTCTTTATATAAAGGACTTGAACATTACTGGCTTCGCTATTCACGAAGGGAACGAATCCCCCGTGGATATGGAGAGCCAGCCGTATTTACCACGACCGCCATCCTTCCAACATAAACTGACTGCCAGGAAAAAGAAGCACTGCTTACAAGGAGCGGGCATCCGTCTCTGAGCGTTTTTCTAAAACACAGACGTCTACCCGGGGCCTTTCCCTGCACACAGGGCGGGGGGGAGGAGGGCTCAACGGGCGGCGGGGGGCCGCTCACCTCCGGTCGGTCCCGGTGCGTGTTCACCGCCTCCACGTTCAAAGAGATGGACTCCACTCGGCAACCTTGAAGGAAACAGAGGAAAGAAGACAAAACACGATCAGTTACTTGGGACTCAATGTTCACCATGAAGAAACTAAACTGGAAAATTTTGCAAATCAGGAATGCTttagggaagaaaaaaaaccaaattatAACCAAGACGGATGAAGCAGTTTAATCATTCTTTGAATCAAGCATTCAGTAACCAGAGGCGGAAAGGGTATCTTCTCATTCGTTTGGAGATGTTTTAAATCAGGGCCTCTCAaacaagtgtttgggattttggtttatttacccgtatatactcaagtatatggggcccctggtggcacagtgcattaaagcgctgagctgctgaacttgcggaccaaaaggtcccaggttcaaatccagggagcggaatgagcgcccgctgttagtcccagcttctgccaacctagcagtttgaaaacatgccaatgtgagtagatcaaaaggtaccgcttcggcgggaaggtaacggcactccatgcagtcatggcgtgGTCTAAATCAAGATGATGCTGAAGACCAAGGCAACATGAATCATtccatgatttaaaaaaatctatacacAAAATGCAcaaagattttgaaaaaataaatcacTGGATTACTAATAACCCACTGGATTTTCTTTAATCAGGTTTAGCGCCCCAAATGATTACAGAAGATAGGAACACTGTCTGACACACCCATGTGCCCTGTGGTCAGGGCAAGGCAAGTTCCCTCGGACTTTGTCAGGTGCAAAAGGGGTGAAAATTCACTTGACCGGGAAACAGGCCAAGCTTTCCGGGCTGAGCCCCCTGTCCTCACTGCGCAAGGAATGAAATAAGAGGATGAGGTTATGCTCAGGCTTTGCATTCATCAGAAATACATGCACAATCCACCTAAATTATATAaattgtgcaaaaaaaaaccaacccaaaaACTGAAATGACATAACCATATTTGTTTTGCAATATTTTAACCTGAGCAGTATTTGAtagttcttttatttatttttaaactgaattttaactgaattgtttcaataatttaaatatagattttttttcatgccaggagcaacttgagaaactgcaagctgcttctggtgtgagagaattggccgtttgcaggggacacccggatgttttcatgttttaccatccttgttggaggcttctctcatgtccccgcatggggagctggagctgacagagggagctcacccgctctccccggattcgaaccgctgacctttcggtcagctgtcctgccagcacaagggtttaacccattgcgccactggggtctCCTCAATATAGATTAATATAATATTTACATTTTGAccatttttaattgtacagtagagtctcacttatccaacatgaatgggacggcagaatgttggataagcgaatatgttggataagaaggagggattaaggaaaagcctattaaacatcaaattaggttatggttttacaaattaagcaccaaaacattatgttttacaataaacttgaaagaaaaagtagttcaatatgcggtaatgctatgtagtaattacggtatttacgaatttagcatcaaaacatcacaatgtattgaaaacattaactacaaaaacattgactactaaaagacagactgcgttggataatccagaacactggataagtgaatgttagataagtgagactctactgtatagctttTAAAatggtaagctgctttgggtccaaattttggggaaaatcttaacaacaacaacaacaacaacaggagcagcaggagcagcaataacaacaaagatAGTAATTCCAAATGTGACTCACCATAGGCCACAGGGGTCAGTTTTAGTACTGTGTGGAGTGGGCATTTCAAGTAAGGCATTTCCTCTGAAAGAAAACACAAGACAACAAAGTAATCAACTGGACAATGCAATCCCGCCCACCAAGTTGGGGCAAGCTGACCTACTCAAAATGAAACCCAGGCACATCTAAATGCATTGActgaaaaaaaaattcctggCCTTTGtctcaaagtctattttcctctGGCAACATTCTTTAGATTTTAAGCTCCTTGGGATGTGCTTACTTTGGAATGCTCTGCAAACAGAGTGATACAGTAGATGAACAGAATATTTTTCTGGTTCAACTCTACTTATCCATTAAAATACCTAGCAGTGGAATTCTAAGTAGGTCTACCCAAAGGTCCCACCAATTTCAAGATAGCAGTATATAGCAACATAGGCaccctttagccctccaggtgttttggatttcaactctcacaattcctaacagccgatagactgttaggaattgtgggagttggaagtccaaaacacctggagggccaaagtttgtccaagTCTGGACAAAGAGAAACAGGTACACAGGTGACTAAGGATTGCTGCAATGGCTTGAGGCAATTCACCTGCACTCTTGTCAAGGAAGTAGGCCAGGAGACACCGCATGACGGCTTGGTGACAGATGACGAGGACATTCTCCTGCCTCTCCAGCTCCATGATGACCGGCTCCAGGCGCTGCACCAAATCTTGGTAGGACTGCCAGAGACGCAAGGAAACAAAGCAAACATCAATATGTTGCAGAAGATAAAAGAATTCACAGGAAAATTAAGTTGACAAGGAGATGGTGCTTTTCTTGATGTTCTCCAGGCCACCAAAAATGGTTTTGTGGAGACCAGAAAGTCAAAGACAGCAATCAGGAGAACCATCTTGGTTGAGGAACAGCAGAGGAAAGGTCTAGAAAGGCACTTTCCACCCACTTTCTTCTCATTCTTCCCATATTTTTCTAGCTAGTCCCTCCTTCCAACGGACATACCTCTCCTGATGGATAGCGGTAGTAGTATTTGTCCTGGTCACGCAAAATGAACTCTTCGGGATACTTCTCCTTTATTTCGTCATATGTCATCTCTTCACACACACCCTGAAAGAACCAAGGAGAAATGTTTCTTCTGCTGTTATGGAAAGCTATGGAGCCcattcccaaactgtgttctAGTCTCCTTAGGTTCTTCTGATGGTTCTTTGGAGACCAAACAACCCCCTATAGTGCACACTTCAGCTATGGAAGAGGTTACAGTGCCCATTCCAGACTATATTGTGTTCTAGTCTTCTTAGGATCTTCTGATGGTTCTTTGGAGACCAAACAACCCCCTATAGTGCACACTTAAGCTATGGAAAAGGTTACAGTGCCCATTCCATACTATATTGTGTTCTAGTCTCCTTAGGTTCTTTTGATGGTTCTTTGGAGACCAAAGAACCCCACACAGCCGATACAGAAGAGGTTATAGAAAGCAATCACCCTCCTCTTCTCTATCAGAATTACACCTCCAAATCCATCATTAACACTTACGGCATCAATTTCATTCAAGGCCTTCCACTGCTCATAGGGCATGTCAAGGGCTTCTGCCGTCTGGATTGTCCTCTTCAACTGACTGGTCCAGACCTTGAGATCTTTCAGGTTCTGCTCCTGGACAAAATGCTTCAGGGCAATGGAAAACTAGAGAAGGGAAATAAATGGAGAAGAGATTATGACCTTCTGTTAGACCCCTATCTCAACTCATAGCCAGAGTTGATTCCAGAAGTGACAAAGAGAGGTTCAGTTGTGTCTGTAATAAGGATACCAATCTTTGCTTAGGTCTGACAATAGCAGTGCATGATTATTTGAGGACGTGTTCTTATCTGGCATAATTTAGATTCCTACCAACCGAATCCCATGAACTGcagtcaaattacattaaaggaAACCATAAACAGACTCCTACCTTCTTGCCTCTGATGGAGAGCCCCGAGTCTCCTCCAATCCTCCCTTTGAGATTGGATTCGCTCTCGCCGTGCCGGCACAAGTAGATGGTGCGTGGCTGGACATGGATGTTCATTAAATAGTAGACGATGCGACTCTGGATATGGTCTTGGACCCTGTTCACTAGGTAGCGCCTGCCGACATCAATCACCTTGATAAGCGATAATTCTCTGGGGAATAAAAAACGCCATGCGGTAGATCAAAAACCATAGAATTGAACTGGAAGATTTACAAATACCCAAGTGGATattactgaaggacctagagattcctagagagaatatattaCTCAACTCTACAATAATCAAAATCCAtaaagtcagacttctcaagtcTGGACAGAAGCTGAACTTTCTGCATGCACCTAGTAACTTTGGCAGGGATAATACATGTATCCAAACTATTTTTCCTCTTCCAAATCTAGAATTCCATGAACACCACATTATCCTTACCTGTCATAGTCATCTGGGTCAAGAGGTTGGTAACTCGACTGGTAACAGCTGATCCTCTTCATAAAATCTTCCATAGCATCATTGGAATTGCAGTCCTTATAATCTGGGCTAGACAGCTTCACTTCCTAAAGCCAtacaaagagagagggagaagaaatTATATACTGAGATAAGTTTTGGCATAAAACCAAGGTTATTTGACTGATGTGTTGACAGGGGACAACTGGTCAAAAGACCCACAATGACCCAAATCCTTCAGGGGATGGAGAAagaaatgtaccgtatatactcgagtataagccgacccaaatataagccaagacacctaattttaccacaaaaaaactgggaaaacattgactccagtataagccgagggtggtaaatttcagtaataaaaataagataccaataaaattacattaattgaggcatcagtaggttaaatgtttttgaatatttacataaagctcaaatttaagataagactgtccaactgatTAAATCataattttcatcttcttcaatgtaaatgtgcttatgtaaccttttaataataatagagtaaaataataaatgcaataataataatatcagagtgaaataataaatgtattaataataataaaaatagagtaaaataaatgtaatagtagcaacaatagagaaaaataataaatgcaataataccaataataatagagaaaataaatgtaccatatattctcgagccgacccaaatataagccaaccaggaccctcaccggagtataagccgaggggggctttttcagtcttaaaaaaagggctgaaaaactaggcttacactcgagtatatacagtaagccaTTCGTATTCATAGCCTTTGGGCACTGGAGCTCTCCATGGATCACAGGACTAATTTTTACAAAGGGactaaaaggaagaaggaaaacgtACTCAAGGTGAACAATTAAAGAGTATGATGACTTTTAATAGACTTCAAACAAGCCGAACAAAAACTCAAGGCTTCACCAGGAATAACAAAACTTGGAAAAggtcctacaattcccagaatgttGGCTGGGAATCccggaaattgtagtccaaaaaatcaCCTTTTCTAAGCTCTATTCAACATCCAACTCTCAACAACATTCTTGATGGAGAAGGACACCTTTCCCGCTTACCATGATGTTGGTGGCGACAACAGTTGGGTCATTGCAGACCGACTCAATGAAGAACACCTGGTGGGAACAGaaggaaaatgtgcatattttaaaaatgagtcaTTATGATAGAAGCaaccacattaattttatatcatcatcttttttttttactcactttaaatccattttctTTGGCAAAATGCAAGATCATTGATCTTCTCTCTCGGGTTGTGTTTGTGGCATCAAAAACCTTTATGATAGAAAACACAATTGTAAGAACCGGCAGGAGAAAAGATGGACACTAACCAACTGGACTACTGAGTAGAgtcttatcttgtttgtaaaGAAGGGCTGGGCTTTATTTAGAAAGCTGCCTCTCACCAAGCCATTTGGCTATCTGACTCAGTATAGTCAGTCAACTGTCACAATCTCTTCAGAGTTTCATGATTTGAAATAAAAAACTTGGGAGACACCATTGGCTGAACCTTTGATCCCTCTGCATGCAAAAGATGAATTCCACTCCCATTTAGCATGATTCTAGAGAGAGTAGAATCAAAACAGAACCTAACTTATAATAAAGGAAtcttaaatgtttaaaatacaaAGCACTGGAGTCAGGAATACAATCATAAGGTCTAGTACAATTTCAAAAACTATTTTTTGCACACATGACCTAATGCTGAAAAGGTACATTCAAAAGATGGAGACAGAACGTCATTCTGCCTGCAGCAAGGCCTTAAGATttcaaaagaaatattaaatACATCAACCAGAAAACTACTCACCGCAATCTGACCCCCTTCCTCAGACAAGTACACCTTGACATCTCTCAAGGCAGCTAAGGCACATTGCctgcaacaacaagaaaaacgGGTTAAGGATGTTCCAAATTGCAGAGTTGGGAGACAGGATTGATCCACCTGTTCTAAAAGCCTCCCCAGTCTCATCTTAATACATAATCCAGACCAGGATGGGCTGTCCCAAGGAAGATAAACGGTGATGCTCAAGAACTTGTTTGCAGGAGTTAATTTATATTTCAAGggagctatccaaagtactgGAGATATTGGGCAAAGCGGATTTACTGGACCACAATCCGCTAAAGCGGATACATGTAAGACTGAAAAAACCTTTCAGTCCCAATCCTAgcttaattgtgttgtcgaaggctttcatggccaggatcacagggttgttgtgtgtctttcgggctgtgtggccatgttccagaagcattctctcctgacgtttcgcccacatctatggcaggcatcctcagaggttgcctgccattgatgtgggcgaaacgtcaggagagaatgcttctggaacatggccacacagcccgaaagacacacaacaaccctagctTGATTCTTTTAGTTTTCTTCCTGGGTAGTATTTCCAAAAGGGATAGCCCTGTCTTCTTGGGATATCCTCAATAGCATGAAAGGGCATCTCCATTCATATGCCTGCAAGAATGCCAAAAAAGCACTCAACTCAAAGAAATTCACTACAGGTTGGTGTTGGGAGTTAATTGAGACACATTCACCTTTTTGTCTCaatctatatttatttacaaGTATTTATACAGCACGGTCAGCGCATTTCAGCGTCTGGCTCGATTGGCAACAAGCAAAGCACATTATCTCTAAACTTGTCAATGCCCACATTCCAGAACAGTGATGGATATCCAGTAACTTTTGCAAAAACTACACAGTGTCACTCTAGCCATTAACCTTTTTCCATGCATTTAACTCTTACTCTACTGAAATGTTTCACTACTTACATATTGCAAgcacacacacaatacaatagCTTTAAACCATAAGTGAAAATTTCATACTACACAAACCATAACTTCCAACACTATGAGTCACACTTACTTGCGGACTTTCATAGCCTCCTCATTGTCAGGACGAAAGAAGTCATAGGAGCTGTAATGTTTGACAGCCTCCCTGCGATATTCCCCAACATTGAACACTGTGAGACAAAAAGAGGTGGAGATGGTCAGGAGGCAAGAAGCAAACAAATGAAATTCAGTGAGCTTCCCAAGGAAAAACAAGCCATTGAGTATCCTAATAAGAATCACTGACTCTATCTTTCCAAGACATGGAGGGATGTTTTGATAACAGAATGACTTCAGATTTGACTTTCTCTGGGCTGTTGATGTGCACAACTAGTAACATAGGTATAGAGTAGGATATTACTTAAAAAGCTAAAAGAGATGTACAATAATAGGACACCACTCTCCCatcttgcttttctttttattctgGGGTGGATGGAGTCACCCCATTCAAGTCTCCCAAGATATTCCAGTCCCATGAACATACAAAACGGCTTGTTCTAACTGAGGCTACTGATCCATCCAGACTAATATTATCTATATGCACTATTTGGCTTCCCCTGAGCCCTTCTGAGGCCAAGTACAAAGAAATTTCGTCAGAAACAACTTCTTGGAAAGATACTTTCAAACGTACTATAAATCACTTCTTCTCAAGCTGCCTGATGTGACAGGCAGGTTTTTTTTGTCTCAATAGCCTAAGCATGGCACCGTATCAGCTACTATATGATTACCATGTTGCATGATTTCCTTCCCATGGGTGAGCAGCCAAAAATTCAATCTGCAGGCCACAACTGTTGGGTGATACTGTTATAAATGGATGGATATGAAAGATAAGTAACTATCTGAGACATGTGGTATACCACACAACAAACATGGCCTATCAGAAAGCCACACAACCTGATTTTCATTTAATTATTCTTGAGTACATTGTATGTGTGTGGTCATGTATGCGTGTGAAAATGTTTCAGAAAAATCCACCAAACATGCAGCCTGTTCCAAGAGCATCTCTTCAGACATCCATCTCAAGAGGGttcatttcaaaaaaataaataaataaacaccagtGGTAATGGATTAGTGGATGATGCATTTACATAGGAGGTTGCGCTTGAAGTTACCTCTGTGACTCCAGTTTTAAAGAAATGAAGCTCACCTTTTGTTGGCACGCCAATCCAATTGAGGTAGCGTGTCAGCTTCTTGGAAATGTAGGTCTTTCCACGGGCCGGGAGGCCTACCATCACAATCACAGTGGGAGAATTGGTGAGCTGCGGGCCGCAAGCTGAAATGGGtttgggagagagagaaacagaaaaggGAAAAAGTGTCTGGTGAGACAACGGAGGTTCACTTTTACAGCTTTAATATTGGAATTTACAGAAGAAGCCAACTGGGATAAACATTGGCAAAGCAAAAAAGTCAATCAGAAGCACAGATCTGGTTCTAATTAACAAGGCAGCTACAGCACTTAAGGGGACCAATTTTCATCCAAAAGTCACCATTTGAAGAAGTTATCTCTAGCTGAGCACCAGGATTTGGTGGCAGCTTTGCAGGAATTGGGCAGGTGGGAATGTCTTCATGTTTATCCATAATTTGTGGCCCTCAGGAGCATCACATACATACTTTGAGGCAAAAGAAATAACAATCTAAATCACTTTGAAACTTTGTGGAAACTAAAAACTCCAAGGGATGCAAACAGCCCCCATaattcccaccccaccccctttccagattTCCTTCTCCCATAAACTCACTAGAttgccatgggcaaacttcaggcctccagatgttttggacttccaactcccatgaCTCTAACACCcatgcccatgcctgcactagatggTCATAAGAAAACCACTGTAAACAGCAGCCTCACTATCTTCAATAAAGGAAGAAGGCATAGAATTATTCTAAGGATTACCAAACTGATATATGAAAATCATTCTGCACAGTGAGAAAGCCgtaacaaaaaaaaatgcaaatcctATTGTCATAGTCTTGATCTCTCCTAATACCAAGGGCCTGGGGAAAGGCAACAGCTTGCGATTTGTCACAGATCCGCTCTGTTGCTCCAGCCTTCAGGCATTTTTGCAAAATCATCTGACTCATCATCGCAAGAGACACGTGCCAGACAAAACAGACACTGCAGAGGGGCTTGGAAACGAAAGCATGGAATGGCAATCAAGATCCAACAACACAGTCACACTTATTCTACTTATCGCAGGATGAGTTTGCATATGGCATACTATAGGTGTTGCCTTTTTCTCCTAGGAACAGATACAAAATGGGCTGTAGCAcggctggtaaatcaccagcagtaataagatcaaTAAAAAGGtagccagttcgaagcctggtcaggGTGAGAACTTGACCATCacgcccagctcactgtttacctaaacagttcaaaaacaacttagaactgtaagtagagaaattaggtactgcaaATTGCAGGGGAGGTGTTTTACGATACCATAAAGAgcaagaccagaaatgcagtgaccaagaggaaggtggaaggaggaggtcctgatggctcttcgtcatagagaatggagaaaCAGCACCCGTGACTGAATCCGAGCtcaacctcaacctccaaggcaccaaaaaaactggacttcaagactacatactGTACCTTCTTCTGTTTGTTCTGtttgtccaaatggcattgaatgtttgctgtgtatgtgtactgtgatccgccctgagtccccttggaaagatagggtggaatataaataaattattatgttattattatcctATAACTCTAATAATTATGAAAATGTATGCAACTCTACTGGGGGCCAGTTCTTGAATCGGTGTGCTGTCACTTCAAAGCTCTGGTTATTCCTCAATGGAGCAGAAATCTATTTACATGCAACAATTGTTTGCCCTTCTCCTCCCTCTGCTATGACATCTCTCAGACCTGGCATGAAAGGTGCCTTCGCCTTTTGGAGCTTGGTCCTAACTCGCACATCTCTATGGCAACAACAACATGTAAACACATTGCACGGCATGTATATGAGTACATGATGACCAAGGGATCTGTCAAGCCGACTTTGGCACACAAGAAAAAACAAATTCACGGGACAAAGATGAGCGGTTGGCACCCAGTCTGAAATGATGGCACACCAAATGCCCAAAAGGAGTTTTGGAGTGGAACAATGCCAagccaaaagaaataaaaaaatgccCTGCCTTCCTTGCATTCCAAGCATCTTTTCTTCAGGAACAAAAAGTTCCAAACACTCAAAAGGTAAATATCAAAAGGTAAACCCAGCATATCCAAGACTACATAATTTGGAGCCTCCAAACATCTATGAAGGAATTGTTCTGTAACAGATCGCACTACAAAGCTGCACTGAAATTACTGAATTGGAAACTCAGGATGAACACGGCTACTAATTATGGTTATAAGCTTGAATAAAGCGTTGACTTTTCCCAAGCACGCAAGAGCCTTATTGTGTACACCAAAAAGGAGCAGAATGCATTGAACCCGCT from the Anolis carolinensis isolate JA03-04 chromosome 5, rAnoCar3.1.pri, whole genome shotgun sequence genome contains:
- the pfkfb3 gene encoding 6-phosphofructo-2-kinase/fructose-2,6-bisphosphatase 3 isoform X10; this encodes MPMELTQSRIQKIWLPPDNHPALPHRSCGPQLTNSPTVIVMVGLPARGKTYISKKLTRYLNWIGVPTKVFNVGEYRREAVKHYSSYDFFRPDNEEAMKVRKQCALAALRDVKVYLSEEGGQIAVFDATNTTRERRSMILHFAKENGFKVFFIESVCNDPTVVATNIMEVKLSSPDYKDCNSNDAMEDFMKRISCYQSSYQPLDPDDYDRELSLIKVIDVGRRYLVNRVQDHIQSRIVYYLMNIHVQPRTIYLCRHGESESNLKGRIGGDSGLSIRGKKFSIALKHFVQEQNLKDLKVWTSQLKRTIQTAEALDMPYEQWKALNEIDAGVCEEMTYDEIKEKYPEEFILRDQDKYYYRYPSGESYQDLVQRLEPVIMELERQENVLVICHQAVMRCLLAYFLDKSAEEMPYLKCPLHTVLKLTPVAYGCRVESISLNVEAVNTHRDRPENLNCS
- the pfkfb3 gene encoding 6-phosphofructo-2-kinase/fructose-2,6-bisphosphatase 3 isoform X8 codes for the protein MPMELTQSRIQKIWLPPDNHPALPHRSCGPQLTNSPTVIVMVGLPARGKTYISKKLTRYLNWIGVPTKVFNVGEYRREAVKHYSSYDFFRPDNEEAMKVRKQCALAALRDVKVYLSEEGGQIAVFDATNTTRERRSMILHFAKENGFKVFFIESVCNDPTVVATNIMEVKLSSPDYKDCNSNDAMEDFMKRISCYQSSYQPLDPDDYDRELSLIKVIDVGRRYLVNRVQDHIQSRIVYYLMNIHVQPRTIYLCRHGESESNLKGRIGGDSGLSIRGKKFSIALKHFVQEQNLKDLKVWTSQLKRTIQTAEALDMPYEQWKALNEIDAGVCEEMTYDEIKEKYPEEFILRDQDKYYYRYPSGESYQDLVQRLEPVIMELERQENVLVICHQAVMRCLLAYFLDKSAEEMPYLKCPLHTVLKLTPVAYGCRVESISLNVEAVNTHRDRPEDAKKGPNTLMRRNSVTPLASPEPTKKPRINSFEEHVAAAAAASAALPTICMPPEVPTQVPGQPLLGKACLRPLCHLFNLFALLIFPRT